The genomic window GCTTCCCTCCTCTCCCCGGCTCTCTCCTCCCGCGGCGGGAAGAGAGGGAGAAGCTAATTCGCGACAGAGTGAAGGGCGTGCTCGACACCAGAAAACGCCGGAGCAGCTTGAGAGTTATTCCAGGAAACGTCGCTTCGGCAAAACACCGGAACCGCGGCCGGAAGGGATGCAGGGAGGCGGGCTGGAAGCCTGCCCTACGTTGAACATCGGGGAAGGAAACGCATTTGTGGTTCACCGGCATCATGCCTCGCGGCTGCACTATGATTTGCGTTTGGAACAAGATGGCGTGCTTAAATCGTGGGCCGTTCCGAAAGGTCTGCCGCCCAGGCCCGGCATCAGGCGGCTGGCGGTCAATGTGGAGGATCACCCACTCGAGTACGTGAATTTCGAGGGTGCGATTCCCCAAGGTGAGTACGGCGGCGGGATGATGTGGAAGTTCGCGCAAGGGCGATACGAAATTACCAAACAGAAGAAGGACGGATTCTATTTCCGTCTCCAATCGCGCGAACTCAACGCCGAATATCGCGCGCATCATACCAAGGAAAACCAGTGGCTGCTGGAGCGCGTCGATCCGCCGCAGATCGATTGGCTCCGCGATCCAGTTGAACCCATGCTGGCGCGCGCCGCCGAGCAACCGCCCGATTCACCCGACTATCTATACGAAGTCAAGTGGGACGGCATTCGCGCCCTGATTGCCCTGGACGAAGGCGAAGTGAGCATTCACGGGCGCAACGGTCTGGATCTGACGAAGCAGTTCCCCGAATTGGTGATTCCCGAACTGGCGTTCCGCGCCACCTCCGGATTATTCGACGGAGAGATTGTCTGTCTCGAAGCCGATGGCCGGCCCAGCTTCCGAGACGTGATCCATCGCATGCAGCAAAACGCTGAGGGGGCGATTGAACGCGCCAGAGCCAGGCATCCCGCCGTGTGTTACGTCTTCGATTGCCTGTACCTCGATGGCCGCGCGATCGTGAATGAGCCGCTGACCCGGCGCCGCGAGTGGCTTCAGGACGCCCTTAAGAAAGACACCCCCTACCGCGTCAGCGAAAGCGTCGAGGAAGGCGGGCCTTTCTTCGAGGCCGTCAAGGAAATGGGACTGGAAGGCATCATGGCCAAGCAGCGCCACAGCGCGTATTTCCCCGGAAGACGCAGCGAGGCCTGGTTCAAGATCAAAACGCGGCAGACGATCGAGTGCGTGATCGTCGGTTACACGCGAGGCCAGGGCGATCGCGAATCCACTTTCGGCGCGCTACACTTGGCCCAGGCAAACGGCGACGAACTGAAATACCTGGGAAAAGTCGGCACCGGGTTCGACGATCAGTCGATGAAGGCGGTTGCGGCTGAGCTGCGACAACTCCCGACCATCAAGAGGCCCGTCAAAGAAAAACCGCTGGATGACGCGCGGTCGATCTGGGTGGAACCGAAGCTCATGTGCGAAGTGGAATTTGCTTCGGTGACCAAAGACGGTCTGTTGCGCGAAGCCGTATTCGTGAGGCTGAGGCCGGACTTGCACTTTCATTAGCCAAAAAGAGCTTGCGCGCAGCTCGGACTATCAGTATTAGGCTAGTCCCTTGGACAGTTTCGTCGGCCTGTTTAACGCATGAACGCAAAACATTGTAACTGACACGAGGTGAATTATGAGATCGATCTGGAAAGGTCATATTCGGTTTTCACTGGTTACCATTCCGATCCGCATTTACAACGCGGTCGATACCGAGGAAACGATCCGGTTCAATCAGTTGCACAAGGAAGACAACGGCGCCGTCGGCTACGAGAAGAAATGCAAGAAATGCGGCAAGGCGCTCACCGCCGAAGAAATCGTCAAAGGCTATCAGTTCGAGCCGGAACAGTACGTGATCGTCTCCTCGGAGGACCTTGAGAAGATCAAACTCAAGAGCACGAAAGTGATTGAGATCGAAGGCTTCATTGACGCCGGCGAGGTCCACGCGACGCTCTACGATTCGCCCTATTTCGCTGGCCCGGATGGAGTGGTCGCGGCCAAGACCTATTCGCTGTTGACCCAGGCGTTGAAGGCGAGCGGGAAAGTCGGCATCGGCAAGGTCGTTCTGCGAGACCGCGAGGAAGTGGTGATGATTTCGCCTTTGGATGGCGGGCTGGTGCTCTACAAGCTGCGGAATCCGCAAGAGCTCCGGAAAATGGACACCGTGCCGCAGATCGAGCAAAAGGAAGTGAACAAGGATGAATTGAAGCTTTCGATCAGTTTGGTCGACTCCATGACCTCCAGTCTGAAGGAACTGGATCTGGCAGATCACTATCGCGACGCCTTGCGTGAGATGATTGAAGCGAAGATCGCCGGTCAGGAAGTGGTCAGCGTGCCGGAAGAGGAAAAGCCTGTCGTGGATATCATGACTGCGCTGAAGCAAAGCATCGAACGGACGAAGGCGCAGAAGAAGCCGATGGAAAAGGCCAAAGGCGCCAAGAAGGAAGAAGTCGAAGTGGCGCCGGCTAAGCCGCGGAAACAAAAAGTTGCCTGATCTTACCCGTCTGGACACCCGCCTTCCCGGGGTACGGATGGGCATGCAATGGCCGAGATTCTCAAATTTCCCCCGCCCGCGTCGAAGCTCGGATACAAGCGCGTTCGGAAGCGCCCCCGGGCCGCGGAAGATCCGGATCAACTGCATTTGTTCCTCCCGCCGACGGCGCAAATCCTGAGTTTTGCGCCGGAGTCCAGCCGGTTTGAACAAGCTCTGGCGCTGGACGAACGCGGGGATGCGCGGGCGGCTGAGTTCTATGGGCAGGCTATTGAGGAGCAAGACTGCGTCGCCGACGCCTACTGCAACCTGGGCATTATCGAATCGCAAAAGGGAAGCACCGCCAGGGCCTTTGACTGTTTTACGACCTGCCTGAAACACAACCCGCGCCATGCCGAGGCGCACTACAATCTTGGGAATCTCTATTTCGAGGTGAACGATTTCCGTCTGGCGCAAGTTCATTACGAAATGGCCGCGGAGGTGGAGCCTGCGTTTGCCAACGTGTATTTCAACCTGGCGCTGGTGCTGGCCATCAACAACGACCTGGCCGCCGCCATCAAGGCGCTTACTCGGTATCAGCAACTGGTTTCCGAAGCGGAAGCACGCAAGGCGGACGAACTGTTGCACAACCTGAAGCGATCGCTGGCCGCCGCCCAGAATTCCCGTTTGGGAACGACATGATCGAAGCCTGCGGCGACGAAATCGCATCGACAGCCGTTTGACCAGCCGGGCATGATGCCGCCGTGCAACTTCAGGAGCGCCTGCCGCAAAATGCCGCTCTGCCTCGCGAGGCGGGCGTGCTCTGGGTTTTGTGGCTCACTTACGGTTCGTTTTATTTTTGCCGCAACAATCTGGCGGTGGCGCTGCCCGGGATGCAATCTGAACTCGGCTTCACCAAGGCGCAGCTCGGCACGATTCTGATGTCGCTGAAGCTGGCGTACGGCGTCGGCCAGTTCATCAACGGCCAGCTCGCGGAACGAATTTCCCCCCGAAAACTTCTCGGCGTGGGCATGGTGTCCTCGGCTATTCTGAACGTGCTCTTTGGGTTCGGCACGGCGTTCTACTTCTTGCTCTTCGTCTGGGCTGCCAACGGTTACGTCCAGGCGCTGGGCTGGCCGCCGACGATGCGCGTGGCCGCCAACTGGTTCCCTGCGACGCGGCGTGGCCGTGCCATCGGGATCATCGGAACGGGATATCAATTGTGCGGGGCCCTCACGTTTGTCGTGGCGGGCTGGGCGGCGGAGCATTTTGGTTGGCAGGGCGCGCTCTACGTGCCTGCGGTGCTCTTGCTGGCTTCCGGCCTGCATATGTTTCTGTTGCTGGAAGAAAAACCTGTGGACCCGGATTCATTGCAACCCGGTGCAGCTTCGGTTTCGTCGCGAAATGGAAAAACCGTGTCGATTACCCGGAACATCCTCGACACGTTATTGAATCCGGCGCTCTGGCTGGTCGCTCTCGCTTTGTGTCTGCTTGACGCTTGCCGATACGGCTTCACGGATTGGGGTGTGACGCACCTCAAAGAGGTCCAATCGGCCTCGGTCAGCAGCGCGGCCTTCAAATACGCAGTGTTGCCCTTCGGCGGCATCATCGGCGCCTACGTTTCCGGTTGGGCGACGGACCGTTTTTGTGGAGGGCGTCGCGCGCCGGTCATTTGCGTGCTGCTGCTCTTGCTCGGAGTGCTCGCCGTATCATATCACTACGTGGCCGCGACGAGTTTGGTCTTGTCGGTGGCAGTCTTGTTCCTGGTTGGCTTTTGCGTCTTTGGGCCTCAAATATTGCTGGTGGGCACGTTTCCCATTGATTTGGCTCGGCACGGGACTGCGGCGGCAGCGGTTGGATTTGTAAATTTCATGGGTTACATGGGGGCGGCGGCCGGGGACAAAGTGACCGGACATTTGGTCGATGAACATGGCTGGAAAATCGCCGTATTTTTCTGGGCGGGTTGCGCGTTTGCCGGCGCCGCGGCCATTGCTCTGTTATGGAATGCCACGGCCCGCCAGGATAAATAGAACGCATGAGAGCCATCATCATTGGAGCGGGACGAGGCCGGCGTTTGATGCCCACGACGTCCGATTCGCCAAAATGCTTCGCCGAAGTCCAGGGCCAGCGGCTTTTAGACTGGAACTTGCAAGCGCTGGCGGCGTCCGGCCTGACCGACATCTGCTTCATCGGCGGATATCAGATCGATAAGGTGCGGGCGGGTTATCCCCGATTCACATTTCGCCACAACACCACCTGGGAGACGAACAACATTCTGGCTTCGCTGATGTATGCCGAGGATTTGATGGACGAGCCGTTTGTGTGCTGTTACGCGGACATCCTTTTCACGGCCGACGTCGTGCGGCGGCTGTTGGCCAATCCGGAGCCCATTGCGCTTTCGGTCGATACCCAATGGCTCGACCGCTACC from Verrucomicrobiota bacterium includes these protein-coding regions:
- a CDS encoding MFS transporter, whose protein sequence is MQLQERLPQNAALPREAGVLWVLWLTYGSFYFCRNNLAVALPGMQSELGFTKAQLGTILMSLKLAYGVGQFINGQLAERISPRKLLGVGMVSSAILNVLFGFGTAFYFLLFVWAANGYVQALGWPPTMRVAANWFPATRRGRAIGIIGTGYQLCGALTFVVAGWAAEHFGWQGALYVPAVLLLASGLHMFLLLEEKPVDPDSLQPGAASVSSRNGKTVSITRNILDTLLNPALWLVALALCLLDACRYGFTDWGVTHLKEVQSASVSSAAFKYAVLPFGGIIGAYVSGWATDRFCGGRRAPVICVLLLLLGVLAVSYHYVAATSLVLSVAVLFLVGFCVFGPQILLVGTFPIDLARHGTAAAAVGFVNFMGYMGAAAGDKVTGHLVDEHGWKIAVFFWAGCAFAGAAAIALLWNATARQDK
- a CDS encoding Ku protein codes for the protein MRSIWKGHIRFSLVTIPIRIYNAVDTEETIRFNQLHKEDNGAVGYEKKCKKCGKALTAEEIVKGYQFEPEQYVIVSSEDLEKIKLKSTKVIEIEGFIDAGEVHATLYDSPYFAGPDGVVAAKTYSLLTQALKASGKVGIGKVVLRDREEVVMISPLDGGLVLYKLRNPQELRKMDTVPQIEQKEVNKDELKLSISLVDSMTSSLKELDLADHYRDALREMIEAKIAGQEVVSVPEEEKPVVDIMTALKQSIERTKAQKKPMEKAKGAKKEEVEVAPAKPRKQKVA
- a CDS encoding tetratricopeptide repeat protein — its product is MAEILKFPPPASKLGYKRVRKRPRAAEDPDQLHLFLPPTAQILSFAPESSRFEQALALDERGDARAAEFYGQAIEEQDCVADAYCNLGIIESQKGSTARAFDCFTTCLKHNPRHAEAHYNLGNLYFEVNDFRLAQVHYEMAAEVEPAFANVYFNLALVLAINNDLAAAIKALTRYQQLVSEAEARKADELLHNLKRSLAAAQNSRLGTT
- a CDS encoding phosphocholine cytidylyltransferase family protein; translation: MRAIIIGAGRGRRLMPTTSDSPKCFAEVQGQRLLDWNLQALAASGLTDICFIGGYQIDKVRAGYPRFTFRHNTTWETNNILASLMYAEDLMDEPFVCCYADILFTADVVRRLLANPEPIALSVDTQWLDRYQHRTQHPPNDAEKVTAQNGRITRIHREIDPAAAHGEYTGIAKFTAAGAGLLTEHYRRCRTQFAGQPFREAPVLEKAYLIHLFQEMIEAGIPMAHADTPGNYMEVDTQQDFELAQKYWKGGP